A stretch of the Ictidomys tridecemlineatus isolate mIctTri1 chromosome 5, mIctTri1.hap1, whole genome shotgun sequence genome encodes the following:
- the Gmeb2 gene encoding glucocorticoid modulatory element-binding protein 2 isoform X2 codes for MVKMAEEGESLEAEIVYPITCGDSRANLIWRKFVCPGINVKCVQYDEHVISPKEFVHLAGKSTLKDWKRAIRMNGIMLRKIMDSGELDFYQHDKVCSNTCRSTKIDLSGARVSLSSPTATEYLPLTPAAADVNGSPATITIETCEDPSDWTTAIGDDTFAFWRGLKDAGLLDEVIQEFQQELEETMKGLQQRVQDPPLQLRDAVLLNNIVQNFGMLDLVKKVLASHKCQMDRSREQYARDLAALEQQCDEHRRRARELKHKSQHLSNVLMTLTPVPLPPPAKRPRLARATSGPAAVASQVLTQSAQIALGPGVPVPQLASVPLGKVVSTLPSAVLGKGSPQAPPASSPASPLLGGYTVLASSGSSFPSTVEIHPDASSLTVLSTAAMQDGSTVLKVVSPLQLLTLPSLGPTLQNVAQASPAGSTIVTVPTATAPGPEEHTTTIEVAAVAEDHEQK; via the exons ATGG TGAAGATGGCCGAAGAGGGGGAAAGCTTGGAGGCTGAGATTGTGTATCCCATCACCTGCGGAGACAGCAGAGCCAACCTGATTTGGAGGAAGTTCGTTTGCCCTGGCATCAATGTGAAATGTGTTCAG TATGACGAGCATGTGATCAGCCCCAAGGAGTTTGTGCACCTGGCGGGGAAGTCCACTCTGAAGGACTGGAAAAGAGCCATCCGGATGAATGGTATCATGCTCAG GAAGATCATGGACTCAGGGGAGCTGGACTTCTACCAGCATGACAAGGTCTGCTCCAACACCTGCCGCAGCACAAAGATAGACCTCTCGGGGGCCCGTGTGTCCCTGAGCAGCCCCACGGCCACAGAGTACCTCCCACTCACACCTGCTGCAGCGGATG TGAATGGCTCTCCTGCCACCATCACCATAGAGACATGTGAGGACCCCAGCGACTGGACCACAGCCATTGGAG ATGACACATTTGCCTTCTGGCGGGGGCTAAAGGATGCTGGCCTGCTGGATGAGGTCATTCAAGAATTCCAGCAGGAACTGGAGGAAACTATGAAAGGCCTGCAGCAGAGGGTACAGGACCCTCCCCTGCAGCTCCGAG ATGCTGTCCTCCTCAACAACATTGTACAGAACTTTGGCATGCTGGACCTAGTAAAGAAGGTGCTGGCCAGCCACAAGTGTCAAATGGACCGCTCTCGGGAGCAGTACGCCCGGGACCTGGCAG CCCTGGAGCAGCAGTGTGACGAGCATCGGCGCCGTGCCCGGGAACTGAAGCACAAATCCCAGCACCTCAGCAATGTGCTCATGACACTCACACCTGTGCCCCTGCCACCCCCTGCCAAGCGGCCTCGGCTTGCACGAGCCACGTCTGGACCAGCTGCTGTGGCCTCGCAGGTGCTCACCCAGTCTGCGCAGATTGCCCTCGGCCCAGGTGTGCCTGTGCCCCAGCTGGCCAGTGTGCCACTTGGTAAAGTGGTATCCACGCTGCCCTCGGCTGTCCTGGGCAAGGGCTCTCCTCAGGCTCCACCAGCCAGCTCGCCAGCCTCGCCGCTGCTCGGTGGCTACACAGTCCTGGCCTCCTCGGGCTCCAGCTTCCCCAGCACAGTGGAGATCCACCCGGACGCATCCAGCCTCACAGTCCTAAGTACAGCAGCCATGCAGGACGGCAGCACCGTGCTGAAGGTGGTCAGTCCGCTGCAACTGCTCACGCTTCCCAGCCTGGGCCCCACCCTgcagaatgtggctcaggcgtCACCTGCAGGCAGCACAATAGTGACAGTGCCCACTGCCACGGCCCCAGGGCCTGAGGAACACACAACCACCATTGAGGTGGCTGCTGTGGCAGAGGACCATGAGCAGAAGTAG
- the Gmeb2 gene encoding glucocorticoid modulatory element-binding protein 2 isoform X3 — translation MDHLQKWRAVAAVGKPARHRHVQYDEHVISPKEFVHLAGKSTLKDWKRAIRMNGIMLRKIMDSGELDFYQHDKVCSNTCRSTKIDLSGARVSLSSPTATEYLPLTPAAADVNGSPATITIETCEDPSDWTTAIGDDTFAFWRGLKDAGLLDEVIQEFQQELEETMKGLQQRVQDPPLQLRDAVLLNNIVQNFGMLDLVKKVLASHKCQMDRSREQYARDLAALEQQCDEHRRRARELKHKSQHLSNVLMTLTPVPLPPPAKRPRLARATSGPAAVASQVLTQSAQIALGPGVPVPQLASVPLGKVVSTLPSAVLGKGSPQAPPASSPASPLLGGYTVLASSGSSFPSTVEIHPDASSLTVLSTAAMQDGSTVLKVVSPLQLLTLPSLGPTLQNVAQASPAGSTIVTVPTATAPGPEEHTTTIEVAAVAEDHEQK, via the exons ATGGACCACTTGCAAAAATGGAGGGCAGTAGCTGCAGTGGGAAAGCCTGCCAGACACCGCCACGTCCAG TATGACGAGCATGTGATCAGCCCCAAGGAGTTTGTGCACCTGGCGGGGAAGTCCACTCTGAAGGACTGGAAAAGAGCCATCCGGATGAATGGTATCATGCTCAG GAAGATCATGGACTCAGGGGAGCTGGACTTCTACCAGCATGACAAGGTCTGCTCCAACACCTGCCGCAGCACAAAGATAGACCTCTCGGGGGCCCGTGTGTCCCTGAGCAGCCCCACGGCCACAGAGTACCTCCCACTCACACCTGCTGCAGCGGATG TGAATGGCTCTCCTGCCACCATCACCATAGAGACATGTGAGGACCCCAGCGACTGGACCACAGCCATTGGAG ATGACACATTTGCCTTCTGGCGGGGGCTAAAGGATGCTGGCCTGCTGGATGAGGTCATTCAAGAATTCCAGCAGGAACTGGAGGAAACTATGAAAGGCCTGCAGCAGAGGGTACAGGACCCTCCCCTGCAGCTCCGAG ATGCTGTCCTCCTCAACAACATTGTACAGAACTTTGGCATGCTGGACCTAGTAAAGAAGGTGCTGGCCAGCCACAAGTGTCAAATGGACCGCTCTCGGGAGCAGTACGCCCGGGACCTGGCAG CCCTGGAGCAGCAGTGTGACGAGCATCGGCGCCGTGCCCGGGAACTGAAGCACAAATCCCAGCACCTCAGCAATGTGCTCATGACACTCACACCTGTGCCCCTGCCACCCCCTGCCAAGCGGCCTCGGCTTGCACGAGCCACGTCTGGACCAGCTGCTGTGGCCTCGCAGGTGCTCACCCAGTCTGCGCAGATTGCCCTCGGCCCAGGTGTGCCTGTGCCCCAGCTGGCCAGTGTGCCACTTGGTAAAGTGGTATCCACGCTGCCCTCGGCTGTCCTGGGCAAGGGCTCTCCTCAGGCTCCACCAGCCAGCTCGCCAGCCTCGCCGCTGCTCGGTGGCTACACAGTCCTGGCCTCCTCGGGCTCCAGCTTCCCCAGCACAGTGGAGATCCACCCGGACGCATCCAGCCTCACAGTCCTAAGTACAGCAGCCATGCAGGACGGCAGCACCGTGCTGAAGGTGGTCAGTCCGCTGCAACTGCTCACGCTTCCCAGCCTGGGCCCCACCCTgcagaatgtggctcaggcgtCACCTGCAGGCAGCACAATAGTGACAGTGCCCACTGCCACGGCCCCAGGGCCTGAGGAACACACAACCACCATTGAGGTGGCTGCTGTGGCAGAGGACCATGAGCAGAAGTAG
- the Gmeb2 gene encoding glucocorticoid modulatory element-binding protein 2 isoform X1, producing the protein MATPDVSVHMEEVVVVTTPDTAADGSGVEEVKTVLVTTNLAPHGGDLAEDNVDTENAAAAAAAAFTASSQLKEAVLVKMAEEGESLEAEIVYPITCGDSRANLIWRKFVCPGINVKCVQYDEHVISPKEFVHLAGKSTLKDWKRAIRMNGIMLRKIMDSGELDFYQHDKVCSNTCRSTKIDLSGARVSLSSPTATEYLPLTPAAADVNGSPATITIETCEDPSDWTTAIGDDTFAFWRGLKDAGLLDEVIQEFQQELEETMKGLQQRVQDPPLQLRDAVLLNNIVQNFGMLDLVKKVLASHKCQMDRSREQYARDLAALEQQCDEHRRRARELKHKSQHLSNVLMTLTPVPLPPPAKRPRLARATSGPAAVASQVLTQSAQIALGPGVPVPQLASVPLGKVVSTLPSAVLGKGSPQAPPASSPASPLLGGYTVLASSGSSFPSTVEIHPDASSLTVLSTAAMQDGSTVLKVVSPLQLLTLPSLGPTLQNVAQASPAGSTIVTVPTATAPGPEEHTTTIEVAAVAEDHEQK; encoded by the exons ATGGCAACGCCAGATGTGAGTGTCCACATGGAAGAGGTGGTGGTTGTGACGACCCCAGACACTGCAGCCGACGGCAGTGGTGTGGAGGAGGTGAAGACGGTGCTGGTGACCACGAACCTGGCCCCTCATGG GGGTGACCTGGCAGAAGACAATGTGGACACAGAAAACgcagctgctgctgccgccgcagCCTTCACAGCCTCCTCGCAGCTCAAGGAGGCCGTGTTAG TGAAGATGGCCGAAGAGGGGGAAAGCTTGGAGGCTGAGATTGTGTATCCCATCACCTGCGGAGACAGCAGAGCCAACCTGATTTGGAGGAAGTTCGTTTGCCCTGGCATCAATGTGAAATGTGTTCAG TATGACGAGCATGTGATCAGCCCCAAGGAGTTTGTGCACCTGGCGGGGAAGTCCACTCTGAAGGACTGGAAAAGAGCCATCCGGATGAATGGTATCATGCTCAG GAAGATCATGGACTCAGGGGAGCTGGACTTCTACCAGCATGACAAGGTCTGCTCCAACACCTGCCGCAGCACAAAGATAGACCTCTCGGGGGCCCGTGTGTCCCTGAGCAGCCCCACGGCCACAGAGTACCTCCCACTCACACCTGCTGCAGCGGATG TGAATGGCTCTCCTGCCACCATCACCATAGAGACATGTGAGGACCCCAGCGACTGGACCACAGCCATTGGAG ATGACACATTTGCCTTCTGGCGGGGGCTAAAGGATGCTGGCCTGCTGGATGAGGTCATTCAAGAATTCCAGCAGGAACTGGAGGAAACTATGAAAGGCCTGCAGCAGAGGGTACAGGACCCTCCCCTGCAGCTCCGAG ATGCTGTCCTCCTCAACAACATTGTACAGAACTTTGGCATGCTGGACCTAGTAAAGAAGGTGCTGGCCAGCCACAAGTGTCAAATGGACCGCTCTCGGGAGCAGTACGCCCGGGACCTGGCAG CCCTGGAGCAGCAGTGTGACGAGCATCGGCGCCGTGCCCGGGAACTGAAGCACAAATCCCAGCACCTCAGCAATGTGCTCATGACACTCACACCTGTGCCCCTGCCACCCCCTGCCAAGCGGCCTCGGCTTGCACGAGCCACGTCTGGACCAGCTGCTGTGGCCTCGCAGGTGCTCACCCAGTCTGCGCAGATTGCCCTCGGCCCAGGTGTGCCTGTGCCCCAGCTGGCCAGTGTGCCACTTGGTAAAGTGGTATCCACGCTGCCCTCGGCTGTCCTGGGCAAGGGCTCTCCTCAGGCTCCACCAGCCAGCTCGCCAGCCTCGCCGCTGCTCGGTGGCTACACAGTCCTGGCCTCCTCGGGCTCCAGCTTCCCCAGCACAGTGGAGATCCACCCGGACGCATCCAGCCTCACAGTCCTAAGTACAGCAGCCATGCAGGACGGCAGCACCGTGCTGAAGGTGGTCAGTCCGCTGCAACTGCTCACGCTTCCCAGCCTGGGCCCCACCCTgcagaatgtggctcaggcgtCACCTGCAGGCAGCACAATAGTGACAGTGCCCACTGCCACGGCCCCAGGGCCTGAGGAACACACAACCACCATTGAGGTGGCTGCTGTGGCAGAGGACCATGAGCAGAAGTAG